From Alosa sapidissima isolate fAloSap1 chromosome 7, fAloSap1.pri, whole genome shotgun sequence, the proteins below share one genomic window:
- the slc12a5b gene encoding solute carrier family 12 member 5b isoform X1 has translation MLNNVTDGEEGDGGPNSQGDGNPKESSPFINSTGSSDVEKSQQYDGKNMALFEEEMDTVPMVSSLLSSLANYSNLTQGSKEHEEAENNEEPRKKPASQAPQLGTVMGVYFPCMQNILGVILFLRMTWLVGIGGVLGTFIIVFMCCSTTMLTAISMSAIATNGVVPAGGSYYMISRSLGPEFGGAVGICFYLGTTFAGAMYILGCIEILLIYIVPAAAIFKMEGLEGPEAEAALLNNMRVYGTIVLSLMSLVVFVGVKYVNKLALLFLACVIFSILAVYAGVIKSSVDPPFFPVCMLGNRSLLSKGFDVCAKTIEQANGTVTTKLWKLFCDSEFLNATCDEYFTNNNVSIIQGIPGVTSGILAENLFGTYLEKGDLVEKRGLPSYTDPDSPLTNLNRFVQADINTFWTLLVGIYFPSVTGIMAGSNRSGDLKDAQKSIPIGTILAITTTSFIYISCVILFGACVEGVVLRDKFGEGVDGNLVIGTLAWPSPWVIVIGSFFSTCGAGLQSLTGAPRLLQAIARDSIIPFLRVFGHGKANGEPTWALLLTAGICEIGIIIASLDAVAPILSMFFLMCYMFVNLACALQTLLRTPNWRPRFKFYHWALSFLGMSLCLTLMFLCSWYYALVAMVIAGCIYKYIEFCGAEKEWGDGIRGISLSAARFALMRLEEGPPHTKNWRPQILVLVGVDAEQNVEQPRLLSLTNQLKAGKGLTMVGTSVEGTYLNNHPQAQKAEQSLKKLMESERLKGFYQVVISSNLRDATSHLIQASGLGGLRHNTVLVSWPRNWKQAEEHHRMKNFIEIVRETTAGHLALLVPKNISAYPSNGERFTEGHIDVWWIVHDGGMLMLLPFLLRQHKVWRKCKMRIFTVAQMDDNSIQMKKDLMTFLYHLRLDAEVEVVELQDSDIAAYTYEKTLVMEQRSQILKEMHLTKNEREREIQSITDVSRGSIRRKHPTTLRTQQSTGDESAAGGAEGKPEEESFRVSRARQVQLLQGKNATPTPTSPTSPTAPTPGCTTPGEEVQMTWTDDGDKGKNPAVAHPDNIKDMFNMKPEWETLNQTNVRRMHHAQKLNEVIVKKSQEAKLVLLNMPGPPKNRMGDENYMEFLEVLTEGLNRVLLVRGGGREVITIYS, from the exons gtgATGGAAACCCCAAAGAGAGTAGTCCGTTCATCAACAGCACCGGCAGCAGTGACGTGGAGAAGAGCCAGCAGTATGATGGCAAAAACATGGCCCTGTTTGAG GAGGAGATGGACACCGTGCCCATGGTGTCCTCTCTGCTCAGCAGCCTGGCCAACTACTCCAACCTGACCCAGGGCAGCAAGGAGCATGAGGAGGCCGAGAACAACGAGGAGCCCCGCAAGAAACCAGCCAGTCAG GCTCCCCAGCTGGGGACAGTGATGGGAGTGTACTTCCCATGCATGCAGAACATCCTGGGGGTTATCCTCTTCCTCAGGATGACCTGGCTGGTGGGCATCGGAGGAGTCCTGGGCACCTTCATCATCGTATTCATGTGCTGCTCAACG ACCATGTTAACAGCAATCTCAATGAGTGCTATTGCCACAAATGGAGTCGTGCCGG CTGGAGGCTCCTACTACATGATCTCGCGGTCGCTGGGTCCTGAGTTTGGGGGTGCCGTGGGGATCTGTTTCTACCTGGGCACCACCTTCGCCGGAGCCATGTACATCCTGGGCTGCATCGAGATCCTGCTG ATCTACATCGTGCCAGCAGCGGCCATCTTTAAGATGGAGGGTCTGGAGGGCCCCGAGGCGGAGGCGGCGCTGCTCAACAACATGCGCGTGTACGGCACCATCGTCCTCTCACTCATGTCCCTGGTGGTGTTCGTCGGCGTCAAATACGTCAACAAGCTGGCTCTGCTCTTCCTGGCCTGTGTCATCTTCTCCATCCTCGCTGTCTACGCGGGCGTCATCAAGTCCTCTGTTGACCCTCCTTTCTTCCC AGTGTGTATGCTGGGCAACCGGTCTCTGCTGTCGAAgggctttgatgtgtgtgccaagacCATCGAGCAGGCCAATGGCACGGTCACCACCAAGCTCTGGAAGCTGTTCTGTGACTCGGAGTTCCTGAACGCAACCTGTGACGAGTACTTCACCAACAACAACGTCTCCATCATTCAGGGCATCCCAGGGGTCACCAGCGGAATCCTCGCAG AGAACCTGTTTGGTACTTACCTGGAGAAGGGTGACCTCGTTGAAAAGCGCGGCCTTCCTTCCTATACCGACCCTGACTCTCCGTTGACCAACCTCAACCGTTTTGTGCAGGCCGACATCAACACTTTCTGGACCCTGCTGGTCGGCATCTACTTCCCCTCCGTCACAG GCATCATGGCCGGCTCCAACCGCTCTGGTGACCTGAAGGATGCTCAGAAGTCCATTCCCATCGGCACCATCTTGgccatcaccaccacctcttTCATCT ACATCTCCTGTGTGATTCTGTTTGGAGCCTGTGTAGAGGGCGTCGTGCTCAGAGACAA GTTTGGAGAAGGTGTCGATGGGAATCTTGTCATTGGCACATTAGCCTGGCCATCCCCATgggtgattgtgattggctcctTCTTCTCCACCTGTGGGGCGGGGCTTCAGAGTCTTACAGGAGCGCCACGCCTTTTGCAGGCCATAGCCCGAGATAGCATCATACCCTTCCTCAGG GTGTTTGGCCACGGCAAGGCCAACGGCGAGCCCACCTGGGCCTTGCTCCTCACCGCCGGCATCTGCGAGATTGGCATCATCATCGCCTCTCTGGACGCTGTGGCGCCCATTCTCTCCAT GTTCTTCCTGATGTGCTACATGTTCGTGAACCTGGCCTGTGCTCTGCAGACCCTCCTGAGGACGCCCAACTGGAGGCCTCGCTTCAAGTTCTACCACTG gGCCCTGTCCTTCCTCGGCATGAGTTTGTGTCTGACACTTATGTTCCTCTGCTCTTGGTACTATGccctagttgccatggtgattgCTGGATGCATCTACAAATACATTGAGTTCTGTGG TGCGGAGAAAGAGTGGGGTGATGGGATACGCGGTATCTCTCTCAGCGCCGCCCGCTTCGCCCTGATGCGACTGGAGGAGGGACCTCCACACACCAAGAACTGGAG GCCGCAGATCCTGGTGCTGGTCGGCGTTGATGCAGAGCAGAATGTGGAGCAGCCGCGTCTGCTCTCCCTGACCAACCAGCTGAAGGCTGGAAAAGGTCTGACCATGGTGGGCACGTCGGTGGAGGGCACCTACCTGAACAACCACCCCCAGGCTCAGAAGGCAGAGCAG TCCTTGAAGAAGCTGATGGAGAGTGAGCGGCTGAAGGGCTTCTACCAGGTGGTGATCTCCTCTAATCTACGCGACGCCACGTCCCACCTGATCCAGGCCAGCGGGCTGGGCGGCCTGCGGCACAACACAGTGCTGGTCAGCTGGCCACGCAACTGGAAGCAGGCCGAGGAGCACCACCGCATGAAGAACTTCATCG AGATTGTCAGGGAGACTACCGCAGGTCACTTGGCCCTTTTGGTTCCTAAGAACATCTCAGCATACCCATCCAACGGAGAGCGCTTCACTGAGGGACACATCGATGTGTGGTGGATCGTGCATGATGGAGgcatgctgatgctgctgccatTCCTTCTCCGGCAACACAAG GTGTGGAGGAAGTGCAAGATGCGCATTTTCACTGTGGCCCAGATGGATGACAACAGCATCCAGATGAAGAAGGACCTCATGACCTTCCTGTACCACCTCCGTCTTGACGCCGAAGTGGAAGTGGTGGAGCTG CAAGACAGTGATATCGCGGCCTACACCTATGAGAAGACCCTGGTGATGGAGCAGAGGTCGCAGATCCTCAAGGAGATGCACCTCACCAAGAACGAGCGCGAGAGAGAG ATCCAGAGCATTACAGACGTGTCCCGTGGCTCCATCCGTCGGAAGCACCCCACCACCCTGAGGACCCAGCAGAGCACAGGCGATGAGTCGGCCGCCGGCGGTGCCGAGGGCAAGCCGGAAGAGGAG TCTTTCCGTGTCTCCCGTGCACGACAGGTGCAGCTCCTCCAGGGTAAGAacgccacccccacccccacgtcCCCGACCTCCCCCACCGCGCCCACCCCAGGATGCACCACCCCTGGGGAGGAGGTGCAGATGACCTGGACGGATGACGGGGACAAGGGCAAGAATCCGGCCGTCGCCCATCCAGACAACATCAAGGATATGTTTAACATGAAACC TGAGTGGGAGACCCT GAACCAGACCAATGTGCGTCGTATGCACCACGCGCAGAAGCTCAATGAGGTCATTGTGAAAAAGTCCCAGGAGGCTAAGCTTGTTCTCTTGAATATGCCTGGACCTCCAAAGAACCGCATGGGAGATGAGAACT ATATGGAATTCCTGGAGGTTCTGACAGAGGGTCTCAATCGGGTCCTCCTGGTGCGTGGCGGTGGACGTGAGGTCATCACCATCTACTCCTGA
- the slc12a5b gene encoding solute carrier family 12 member 5b isoform X2, protein MLNNVTDGEEGDGGPNSQGDGNPKESSPFINSTGSSDVEKSQQYDGKNMALFEEEMDTVPMVSSLLSSLANYSNLTQGSKEHEEAENNEEPRKKPASQAPQLGTVMGVYFPCMQNILGVILFLRMTWLVGIGGVLGTFIIVFMCCSTTMLTAISMSAIATNGVVPAGGSYYMISRSLGPEFGGAVGICFYLGTTFAGAMYILGCIEILLIYIVPAAAIFKMEGLEGPEAEAALLNNMRVYGTIVLSLMSLVVFVGVKYVNKLALLFLACVIFSILAVYAGVIKSSVDPPFFPVCMLGNRSLLSKGFDVCAKTIEQANGTVTTKLWKLFCDSEFLNATCDEYFTNNNVSIIQGIPGVTSGILAENLFGTYLEKGDLVEKRGLPSYTDPDSPLTNLNRFVQADINTFWTLLVGIYFPSVTGIMAGSNRSGDLKDAQKSIPIGTILAITTTSFIYISCVILFGACVEGVVLRDKFGEGVDGNLVIGTLAWPSPWVIVIGSFFSTCGAGLQSLTGAPRLLQAIARDSIIPFLRVFGHGKANGEPTWALLLTAGICEIGIIIASLDAVAPILSMFFLMCYMFVNLACALQTLLRTPNWRPRFKFYHWALSFLGMSLCLTLMFLCSWYYALVAMVIAGCIYKYIEFCGAEKEWGDGIRGISLSAARFALMRLEEGPPHTKNWRPQILVLVGVDAEQNVEQPRLLSLTNQLKAGKGLTMVGTSVEGTYLNNHPQAQKAEQSLKKLMESERLKGFYQVVISSNLRDATSHLIQASGLGGLRHNTVLVSWPRNWKQAEEHHRMKNFIEIVRETTAGHLALLVPKNISAYPSNGERFTEGHIDVWWIVHDGGMLMLLPFLLRQHKVWRKCKMRIFTVAQMDDNSIQMKKDLMTFLYHLRLDAEVEVVELQDSDIAAYTYEKTLVMEQRSQILKEMHLTKNEREREIQSITDVSRGSIRRKHPTTLRTQQSTGDESAAGGAEGKPEEEVQLLQGKNATPTPTSPTSPTAPTPGCTTPGEEVQMTWTDDGDKGKNPAVAHPDNIKDMFNMKPEWETLNQTNVRRMHHAQKLNEVIVKKSQEAKLVLLNMPGPPKNRMGDENYMEFLEVLTEGLNRVLLVRGGGREVITIYS, encoded by the exons gtgATGGAAACCCCAAAGAGAGTAGTCCGTTCATCAACAGCACCGGCAGCAGTGACGTGGAGAAGAGCCAGCAGTATGATGGCAAAAACATGGCCCTGTTTGAG GAGGAGATGGACACCGTGCCCATGGTGTCCTCTCTGCTCAGCAGCCTGGCCAACTACTCCAACCTGACCCAGGGCAGCAAGGAGCATGAGGAGGCCGAGAACAACGAGGAGCCCCGCAAGAAACCAGCCAGTCAG GCTCCCCAGCTGGGGACAGTGATGGGAGTGTACTTCCCATGCATGCAGAACATCCTGGGGGTTATCCTCTTCCTCAGGATGACCTGGCTGGTGGGCATCGGAGGAGTCCTGGGCACCTTCATCATCGTATTCATGTGCTGCTCAACG ACCATGTTAACAGCAATCTCAATGAGTGCTATTGCCACAAATGGAGTCGTGCCGG CTGGAGGCTCCTACTACATGATCTCGCGGTCGCTGGGTCCTGAGTTTGGGGGTGCCGTGGGGATCTGTTTCTACCTGGGCACCACCTTCGCCGGAGCCATGTACATCCTGGGCTGCATCGAGATCCTGCTG ATCTACATCGTGCCAGCAGCGGCCATCTTTAAGATGGAGGGTCTGGAGGGCCCCGAGGCGGAGGCGGCGCTGCTCAACAACATGCGCGTGTACGGCACCATCGTCCTCTCACTCATGTCCCTGGTGGTGTTCGTCGGCGTCAAATACGTCAACAAGCTGGCTCTGCTCTTCCTGGCCTGTGTCATCTTCTCCATCCTCGCTGTCTACGCGGGCGTCATCAAGTCCTCTGTTGACCCTCCTTTCTTCCC AGTGTGTATGCTGGGCAACCGGTCTCTGCTGTCGAAgggctttgatgtgtgtgccaagacCATCGAGCAGGCCAATGGCACGGTCACCACCAAGCTCTGGAAGCTGTTCTGTGACTCGGAGTTCCTGAACGCAACCTGTGACGAGTACTTCACCAACAACAACGTCTCCATCATTCAGGGCATCCCAGGGGTCACCAGCGGAATCCTCGCAG AGAACCTGTTTGGTACTTACCTGGAGAAGGGTGACCTCGTTGAAAAGCGCGGCCTTCCTTCCTATACCGACCCTGACTCTCCGTTGACCAACCTCAACCGTTTTGTGCAGGCCGACATCAACACTTTCTGGACCCTGCTGGTCGGCATCTACTTCCCCTCCGTCACAG GCATCATGGCCGGCTCCAACCGCTCTGGTGACCTGAAGGATGCTCAGAAGTCCATTCCCATCGGCACCATCTTGgccatcaccaccacctcttTCATCT ACATCTCCTGTGTGATTCTGTTTGGAGCCTGTGTAGAGGGCGTCGTGCTCAGAGACAA GTTTGGAGAAGGTGTCGATGGGAATCTTGTCATTGGCACATTAGCCTGGCCATCCCCATgggtgattgtgattggctcctTCTTCTCCACCTGTGGGGCGGGGCTTCAGAGTCTTACAGGAGCGCCACGCCTTTTGCAGGCCATAGCCCGAGATAGCATCATACCCTTCCTCAGG GTGTTTGGCCACGGCAAGGCCAACGGCGAGCCCACCTGGGCCTTGCTCCTCACCGCCGGCATCTGCGAGATTGGCATCATCATCGCCTCTCTGGACGCTGTGGCGCCCATTCTCTCCAT GTTCTTCCTGATGTGCTACATGTTCGTGAACCTGGCCTGTGCTCTGCAGACCCTCCTGAGGACGCCCAACTGGAGGCCTCGCTTCAAGTTCTACCACTG gGCCCTGTCCTTCCTCGGCATGAGTTTGTGTCTGACACTTATGTTCCTCTGCTCTTGGTACTATGccctagttgccatggtgattgCTGGATGCATCTACAAATACATTGAGTTCTGTGG TGCGGAGAAAGAGTGGGGTGATGGGATACGCGGTATCTCTCTCAGCGCCGCCCGCTTCGCCCTGATGCGACTGGAGGAGGGACCTCCACACACCAAGAACTGGAG GCCGCAGATCCTGGTGCTGGTCGGCGTTGATGCAGAGCAGAATGTGGAGCAGCCGCGTCTGCTCTCCCTGACCAACCAGCTGAAGGCTGGAAAAGGTCTGACCATGGTGGGCACGTCGGTGGAGGGCACCTACCTGAACAACCACCCCCAGGCTCAGAAGGCAGAGCAG TCCTTGAAGAAGCTGATGGAGAGTGAGCGGCTGAAGGGCTTCTACCAGGTGGTGATCTCCTCTAATCTACGCGACGCCACGTCCCACCTGATCCAGGCCAGCGGGCTGGGCGGCCTGCGGCACAACACAGTGCTGGTCAGCTGGCCACGCAACTGGAAGCAGGCCGAGGAGCACCACCGCATGAAGAACTTCATCG AGATTGTCAGGGAGACTACCGCAGGTCACTTGGCCCTTTTGGTTCCTAAGAACATCTCAGCATACCCATCCAACGGAGAGCGCTTCACTGAGGGACACATCGATGTGTGGTGGATCGTGCATGATGGAGgcatgctgatgctgctgccatTCCTTCTCCGGCAACACAAG GTGTGGAGGAAGTGCAAGATGCGCATTTTCACTGTGGCCCAGATGGATGACAACAGCATCCAGATGAAGAAGGACCTCATGACCTTCCTGTACCACCTCCGTCTTGACGCCGAAGTGGAAGTGGTGGAGCTG CAAGACAGTGATATCGCGGCCTACACCTATGAGAAGACCCTGGTGATGGAGCAGAGGTCGCAGATCCTCAAGGAGATGCACCTCACCAAGAACGAGCGCGAGAGAGAG ATCCAGAGCATTACAGACGTGTCCCGTGGCTCCATCCGTCGGAAGCACCCCACCACCCTGAGGACCCAGCAGAGCACAGGCGATGAGTCGGCCGCCGGCGGTGCCGAGGGCAAGCCGGAAGAGGAG GTGCAGCTCCTCCAGGGTAAGAacgccacccccacccccacgtcCCCGACCTCCCCCACCGCGCCCACCCCAGGATGCACCACCCCTGGGGAGGAGGTGCAGATGACCTGGACGGATGACGGGGACAAGGGCAAGAATCCGGCCGTCGCCCATCCAGACAACATCAAGGATATGTTTAACATGAAACC TGAGTGGGAGACCCT GAACCAGACCAATGTGCGTCGTATGCACCACGCGCAGAAGCTCAATGAGGTCATTGTGAAAAAGTCCCAGGAGGCTAAGCTTGTTCTCTTGAATATGCCTGGACCTCCAAAGAACCGCATGGGAGATGAGAACT ATATGGAATTCCTGGAGGTTCTGACAGAGGGTCTCAATCGGGTCCTCCTGGTGCGTGGCGGTGGACGTGAGGTCATCACCATCTACTCCTGA